The segment ATCTATCTTATAGTTATCAATGATTTTTTTTGCTTCCGATATATTCCTGGCTAAAAAAACGGAAAAACCTTCATTTATAAAAAGGATCTCAAGAATCTCCCTCAGTGATTTTTCATCATCAAGAATTAGTATCGAAGGCATATTAACTCAGGGATATGTCAAGTATCTCGTACTCCTTATCACCACCCGGAGCTCTCACAAGTACCGTGTCACCTACACTTTTACCCATAAGGGCTTTTGCAATCGGTGATATAACAGAAATATACCCTTTTGAAATATCGGCTTCATCAGGTCCCACAATACGATACCTCTTTTTCTCACCCGTCTCCACATTCTCTATCTCCACATAAACACCAAAAACTACTTTATCACCAGAAAAATTAGAAGGATCTATCACCTCAAACCTACCGATCTTCGATTCAAGCTCGGCAATCTTGGCCTCGATAAGTCCCTGCCTCTCTTTTGCCGCATCATATTCGGCATTTTCACTCAAATCCCCATGAGCCCTGGCTTCTTTTATAGCCTCAATAACCTCTTTTCTTTCTACAGTTTTAAGCCTTTCAAGCTCCTTTTTTAGTTTTTCAAAACCTTCGGGAGTTATAGGTATTCTATCCATTACGTTCCTCCAAATTTTTTTTACCAACCACAAGAGTGTGAATATATCCGTTTTTCATCTTAATTTC is part of the Calditerrivibrio nitroreducens DSM 19672 genome and harbors:
- the greA gene encoding transcription elongation factor GreA → MDRIPITPEGFEKLKKELERLKTVERKEVIEAIKEARAHGDLSENAEYDAAKERQGLIEAKIAELESKIGRFEVIDPSNFSGDKVVFGVYVEIENVETGEKKRYRIVGPDEADISKGYISVISPIAKALMGKSVGDTVLVRAPGGDKEYEILDISLS